A single region of the Pseudomonas sp. B21-023 genome encodes:
- the lpxA gene encoding acyl-ACP--UDP-N-acetylglucosamine O-acyltransferase encodes MSSIDPRAIIDPSAKLAEGVEVGPWSIVGPDVEIGEGTVIGPHVVLKGPTRIGKHNRIYQFSSIGEDTPDLKYKGEPTRLVIGDHNVIREGVTIHRGTVQDRSETTLGDHNLIMAYAHIGHDSVIGNHCILVNNTALAGHVHVGDWAILSGYTLVHQYCHIGAHAFSGMGTAIGKDVPAYVTVFGSPAEARSMNFEGLRRRGFSDEVLHALRRAYKVVYRQGLTVEEALKELDELVSQFPEVDLFRQSIANSARGITR; translated from the coding sequence ATGAGTTCGATTGATCCACGGGCGATCATCGATCCCTCGGCCAAGCTGGCCGAGGGCGTCGAGGTTGGCCCCTGGTCGATCGTAGGCCCCGATGTGGAAATCGGGGAGGGCACCGTCATTGGCCCGCACGTCGTGCTTAAAGGGCCGACTCGTATTGGCAAGCACAACCGCATCTACCAGTTCTCCTCGATCGGTGAAGACACCCCTGACCTGAAGTACAAGGGTGAGCCGACGCGCCTGGTGATCGGTGACCACAATGTGATCCGCGAGGGTGTCACCATCCATCGCGGCACCGTGCAGGACCGTTCGGAAACGACGCTGGGCGATCACAACCTGATCATGGCCTATGCCCACATCGGCCATGACAGCGTCATCGGCAACCACTGCATCCTGGTCAACAACACCGCGTTGGCCGGGCACGTGCACGTGGGCGACTGGGCGATCCTGTCGGGCTACACACTGGTGCACCAGTACTGCCATATCGGCGCGCATGCCTTTTCCGGCATGGGTACCGCGATCGGCAAGGACGTGCCGGCTTATGTGACGGTGTTCGGCAGCCCGGCCGAGGCGCGCAGCATGAACTTCGAAGGCCTGCGCCGTCGTGGTTTCAGCGATGAGGTGCTGCATGCACTGCGCCGCGCCTACAAGGTTGTCTATCGCCAGGGCCTGACCGTCGAAGAGGCGCTCAAGGAGCTGGACGAGCTGGTGAGCCAGTTCCCGGAAGTCGACCTGTTCCGTCAATCGATCGCCAACTCCGCCCGCGGCATCACGCGCTGA
- the lpxB gene encoding lipid-A-disaccharide synthase has protein sequence MAQLCVALVAGEASGDILGSGLMRAIKARHPDVRFIGVGGPLMEAEGMTSYFPMERLAVMGLVEVLGRLRELLKRRKLLIETLIGEKPDVFIGIDAPDFTLNIELKLRQAGIKTVHYVSPSVWAWRQKRVLKIREGCDLMLTLLPFEARFYEEQGVPVRFVGHPLADTIPLEADRGAARAELGLGDGPVIALMPGSRGGEVGRLGALFLDAAQRLRELVPGARFVLPCANAARRAQVEQMLEGRELPLTLLDGQSHKALAACDAVLIASGTATLEAMLYKRPMVVAYRLAPLTYWILKRMVKSPYVSLPNLLAQRLLVPELLQDAATSEALAQTLAPLVKDGAQQTDSFDQIHRTLRRDASNQAADAVLALLKDR, from the coding sequence ATGGCCCAACTTTGCGTGGCGCTGGTCGCGGGCGAGGCCAGCGGCGACATCCTCGGTTCCGGCTTGATGCGTGCCATCAAGGCGCGCCACCCCGATGTGCGATTCATCGGCGTCGGCGGGCCATTGATGGAGGCCGAAGGCATGACCTCCTACTTCCCGATGGAACGCCTGGCCGTCATGGGCCTGGTCGAGGTGCTTGGGCGTCTGCGCGAGCTGCTCAAGCGGCGCAAGCTGTTGATCGAGACACTGATCGGTGAAAAGCCTGACGTGTTCATCGGTATCGATGCACCTGATTTCACCCTGAATATCGAACTCAAGCTGCGCCAGGCCGGGATCAAGACAGTGCACTATGTCAGCCCGTCGGTCTGGGCCTGGCGGCAGAAACGTGTGTTGAAGATCCGCGAGGGGTGCGACCTGATGCTCACCCTGCTGCCGTTCGAGGCGCGCTTCTATGAAGAGCAGGGTGTGCCGGTGCGCTTCGTCGGCCACCCGTTGGCGGACACCATTCCCCTCGAGGCTGACCGTGGCGCGGCGCGTGCCGAGCTGGGCCTGGGTGATGGCCCGGTGATCGCCCTGATGCCCGGCAGCCGCGGCGGCGAAGTGGGGCGCCTGGGCGCCTTGTTCCTTGATGCGGCCCAGCGCCTGCGCGAGCTGGTGCCTGGTGCACGTTTCGTGCTGCCGTGCGCCAATGCCGCGCGCCGCGCCCAGGTCGAGCAGATGCTCGAAGGGCGCGAGCTGCCGCTGACCTTGCTCGACGGCCAGTCGCACAAGGCTCTGGCGGCGTGCGACGCGGTGCTGATCGCCTCGGGTACCGCCACCCTGGAAGCGATGCTGTACAAGCGGCCGATGGTGGTGGCCTATCGCCTGGCACCGTTGACATACTGGATCCTCAAACGCATGGTCAAGAGCCCCTACGTGTCGCTGCCCAACTTGCTTGCCCAGCGGCTGTTGGTACCCGAGCTGCTGCAGGACGCCGCCACCAGCGAGGCCTTGGCGCAAACCCTGGCACCGCTGGTCAAGGATGGCGCGCAGCAGACCGACAGCTTCGACCAGATTCACCGCACCCTGCGCCGCGACGCCTCCAACCAGGCGGCCGACGCGGTGCTTGCCCTGTTGAAGGACCGCTGA
- the rnhB gene encoding ribonuclease HII, with protein sequence MQIGLDFNLVEELVAGVDEVGRGPLCGAVVTAAVILDPRRPILGLNDSKKLTEAKRDALFDEICEKALSFCIARAEVEEIDRLNILHATMLAMQRAVEGLHVTPKLALIDGNRCPKLSVPAAPVVKGDSQVPAIAAASILAKVTRDREMSAFELIYPGYGIGGHKGYPTPVHLEALARLGPTPIHRRSFAPVRAAWEAREGVSTFLI encoded by the coding sequence ATGCAGATTGGACTGGATTTCAACCTGGTCGAGGAACTGGTGGCAGGTGTAGACGAAGTGGGGCGGGGTCCGCTGTGCGGCGCGGTGGTAACCGCAGCGGTTATTCTCGACCCGCGCCGGCCGATCCTCGGTCTGAACGACTCGAAGAAACTCACCGAGGCCAAGCGCGATGCGCTGTTCGACGAGATCTGCGAAAAGGCGCTGAGTTTCTGCATCGCTCGCGCCGAGGTCGAGGAAATCGACCGACTGAACATCCTCCATGCGACCATGCTGGCCATGCAGCGTGCGGTCGAAGGGCTGCACGTCACGCCGAAACTGGCGCTGATCGATGGCAACCGCTGTCCGAAGCTTTCGGTACCGGCGGCTCCGGTGGTCAAGGGTGATTCGCAGGTGCCGGCAATCGCCGCCGCCTCGATTCTGGCCAAGGTCACCCGTGACCGCGAGATGAGCGCGTTCGAGCTGATCTACCCGGGTTATGGGATCGGCGGGCACAAGGGGTATCCGACCCCAGTGCACCTTGAGGCCCTGGCCCGTCTAGGGCCGACGCCCATTCATCGGCGTTCGTTCGCGCCTGTTCGAGCTGCCTGGGAAGCTCGTGAGGGCGTTTCCACTTTTCTGATCTGA
- the dnaE gene encoding DNA polymerase III subunit alpha: MSVSFVHLRVHSEFSLVDGLVRIKPLAKALAGMNMPAVAITDQSNMCSLVKFYKTAMGAGIKPICGADLWLAGVDPEAPLSRICFLAMNPKGYRNLTELISRGWTDGQRNGLVIIQRDWIAPASEGLIALSAGKEGDIGMALMANRQDEAQVLLADWMSMFPERFYVEVQRTNRAGDEEYVHAAVALADKLGAPLVATNDVRFVKQSDFDAHETRVCIGEGWTLDDPRRPRGYSDQQYLKSAEEMAELFSDLPDAIANTVEIAKRCNITVQLGKYFLPDFPTPNGMGIDDYLRHVSHEGLEERLAVLWPKETTPNYEEKRQVYLDRLKFELDIIIQMGFPGYFLIVMDFIKWAKNNDVPVGPGRGSGAGSLVAYVLKITDLDPLAYDLLFERFLNPERISMPDFDVDFCMDGRDRVIDYVAEAYGRNAVSQIITFGTMAAKAVVRDVARVQGKSYGLADRLSKMIPFEVGMTLEKAYEQEEILRDFLKGDEDAREIWDMALKLEGVTRGTGKHAGGVVIAPTKLTDFSPIACDEEGGGLVTQFDKDDVEAAGLVKFDFLGLRTLTIIKWAMEIINREQAKKNLPDVNIDFIPLDDRKTYELLQKAETTAVFQLESRGMKELIKKLKPDCLEDLIALVALFRPGPLQSGMVDDFINRKHGRAELAYPHADYQYEGLKPVLAPTYGIILYQEQVMQIAQVMAGYTLGGADMLRRAMGKKKPEEMAKQRGGFIEGCVANNIDADLAGNIFDLVEKFAGYGFNKSHSAAYGLVSYQTAWLKTHYPAPFMAAVLSADMHNTDKVVVLVEEVRSMKLRLDAPDVNFSDFKFTVNNDGRIVYGLGAIKGVGEGPVEAIVEARAQGGPFKDLFDFCERIDLKRVNKRTLDALIRSGALDRLGPHFHDEIKAYQANIDINRATLLSALGEAVKAAEQAAHTADSGHVDLFGGMFDEADVDVYANHRKVRELTLKERLKGEKDTLGLYLTGHPIDEYETEIRRFARQRIVDLKPARDTQTIAGMIIALRVMKNKKGDKMGFVTLDDRSGRIEASLFADAFMGAQALLQTDAMVVVEGEVSNDDFSGGLRLRVKTVMTMEDARTKLAESLRLKVAHDALKGDRLNWLGELITRHRGGCPITLEYTGSDAKAMLQFGDQWSIDPADGLIQALRDQFGRENVFLQYR, encoded by the coding sequence ATGTCGGTCTCCTTCGTTCACCTTCGCGTGCACTCCGAATTCTCCCTGGTCGACGGCCTGGTGCGGATCAAGCCGCTGGCCAAGGCCCTGGCCGGGATGAACATGCCGGCGGTGGCGATCACCGACCAGAGCAACATGTGCTCGCTGGTGAAGTTCTACAAGACCGCCATGGGCGCCGGCATCAAGCCGATCTGCGGCGCCGACCTGTGGCTGGCTGGGGTTGACCCGGAGGCGCCACTGTCGCGCATCTGTTTCCTGGCCATGAACCCCAAGGGTTACCGCAATCTCACCGAGCTGATCTCGCGCGGTTGGACCGATGGCCAGCGCAATGGGCTGGTGATCATCCAGCGCGACTGGATCGCCCCGGCCAGCGAGGGGCTGATTGCCCTGTCCGCGGGCAAGGAAGGCGACATCGGCATGGCGCTGATGGCCAATCGTCAGGACGAAGCCCAGGTACTGCTCGCTGACTGGATGAGCATGTTCCCCGAGCGCTTCTACGTCGAGGTGCAGCGTACCAACCGCGCTGGTGACGAGGAATACGTGCACGCTGCCGTGGCCTTGGCCGACAAGCTCGGCGCGCCACTGGTGGCGACCAACGACGTGCGTTTCGTCAAGCAGTCGGACTTCGACGCCCACGAGACCCGCGTGTGCATCGGCGAGGGTTGGACCCTGGACGACCCGCGCCGCCCGCGTGGCTACAGCGACCAGCAGTACCTAAAGTCCGCCGAAGAGATGGCCGAGCTGTTCAGTGACCTGCCGGACGCCATTGCCAACACCGTTGAGATCGCCAAGCGCTGCAACATCACCGTGCAGCTGGGCAAGTACTTCCTCCCCGACTTCCCGACGCCCAACGGCATGGGCATCGACGACTACCTGCGGCATGTCTCCCACGAAGGCCTCGAAGAGCGCCTGGCGGTGCTTTGGCCGAAGGAGACCACGCCCAACTACGAAGAGAAGCGCCAGGTCTACCTGGACCGCCTGAAGTTCGAGCTGGATATCATTATCCAGATGGGCTTCCCCGGTTACTTCCTGATCGTTATGGACTTCATCAAGTGGGCGAAGAACAACGACGTGCCGGTCGGCCCGGGCCGGGGGTCGGGTGCCGGTTCCTTGGTGGCCTACGTGCTGAAGATCACCGACCTCGACCCGTTGGCCTACGACCTGCTGTTCGAGCGCTTCCTCAACCCTGAACGTATTTCCATGCCCGACTTCGACGTCGACTTCTGCATGGATGGCCGCGACCGGGTGATCGACTACGTGGCCGAAGCCTATGGGCGCAATGCGGTGAGCCAGATCATCACCTTCGGCACCATGGCCGCCAAGGCGGTGGTGCGTGACGTGGCGCGGGTGCAGGGCAAGTCCTACGGCCTGGCCGACCGCCTGTCGAAGATGATCCCGTTCGAAGTGGGCATGACCCTGGAGAAGGCCTACGAGCAGGAAGAGATCCTGCGCGACTTCCTCAAGGGCGACGAGGATGCCCGCGAAATCTGGGACATGGCCCTCAAGCTCGAAGGTGTCACCCGCGGTACCGGCAAGCACGCCGGTGGCGTGGTGATCGCCCCGACCAAGCTTACCGACTTTTCGCCGATCGCCTGTGATGAAGAAGGCGGCGGCCTGGTGACCCAGTTCGACAAGGACGACGTCGAGGCCGCGGGCCTGGTGAAGTTCGACTTCCTCGGCCTGCGTACGCTGACGATCATCAAGTGGGCGATGGAAATCATCAACCGCGAGCAGGCCAAGAAGAACCTGCCCGACGTCAACATCGACTTCATTCCGCTGGACGACCGCAAGACCTACGAGTTGCTGCAGAAGGCTGAAACCACCGCAGTGTTCCAGCTCGAATCGCGCGGCATGAAAGAGCTGATCAAGAAGCTCAAGCCTGACTGCCTGGAAGACCTTATCGCACTGGTGGCGCTGTTCCGCCCCGGTCCGCTGCAGTCGGGCATGGTGGACGACTTCATCAACCGCAAACACGGCCGCGCCGAGTTGGCCTACCCGCATGCGGACTACCAGTACGAAGGCCTCAAGCCCGTTCTTGCGCCGACCTACGGCATCATCCTGTACCAGGAACAGGTGATGCAGATCGCCCAGGTGATGGCCGGCTATACCCTCGGCGGCGCCGACATGCTGCGCCGGGCCATGGGTAAGAAAAAGCCCGAGGAAATGGCCAAGCAGCGTGGCGGTTTCATCGAAGGCTGCGTGGCCAACAACATTGATGCGGATCTGGCTGGTAACATCTTCGATCTGGTAGAGAAATTCGCCGGTTACGGGTTCAACAAATCTCACTCTGCGGCCTATGGCCTGGTCTCTTACCAGACAGCGTGGTTGAAGACCCACTACCCGGCGCCGTTCATGGCCGCGGTCCTGTCGGCGGATATGCACAACACCGACAAGGTAGTGGTGCTGGTCGAGGAAGTACGCAGCATGAAGCTGCGCCTCGACGCGCCGGACGTGAACTTCTCCGACTTCAAGTTCACCGTCAACAACGATGGCCGCATCGTCTATGGCCTGGGGGCGATCAAGGGGGTGGGCGAGGGGCCGGTGGAGGCGATCGTCGAGGCGCGTGCCCAGGGCGGCCCGTTCAAGGACCTGTTCGATTTCTGCGAGCGCATCGACCTCAAGCGCGTCAACAAACGTACCCTCGATGCGTTGATCCGCAGTGGCGCGCTGGATCGTCTCGGCCCGCACTTCCATGACGAGATCAAGGCCTACCAGGCCAACATCGACATCAACCGCGCGACCCTGCTCTCGGCGCTGGGTGAGGCCGTCAAGGCTGCCGAACAGGCGGCCCATACCGCCGACAGTGGCCATGTCGACCTGTTCGGCGGCATGTTCGACGAGGCGGATGTCGACGTCTACGCCAACCACCGCAAGGTGAGGGAGTTGACGCTCAAAGAGCGCCTGAAAGGCGAAAAGGACACGCTCGGCCTGTACCTCACCGGGCATCCGATTGATGAGTACGAGACCGAGATCCGCCGTTTCGCCCGCCAGCGTATTGTCGACTTGAAGCCCGCGCGGGATACCCAGACCATCGCCGGGATGATCATTGCCCTGCGCGTGATGAAGAACAAGAAGGGCGACAAGATGGGCTTCGTCACCCTCGACGACCGTTCCGGGCGCATCGAGGCCTCGTTGTTCGCCGATGCCTTCATGGGCGCCCAGGCCTTGCTGCAGACCGACGCCATGGTGGTGGTGGAGGGGGAGGTCAGTAACGACGATTTCTCCGGTGGCCTGCGCCTGCGGGTCAAGACGGTGATGACCATGGAGGATGCCCGTACCAAGCTGGCCGAAAGCCTGCGCCTGAAGGTCGCCCACGACGCGCTCAAGGGGGACCGCCTGAACTGGCTGGGCGAGCTGATCACCCGCCACCGTGGTGGCTGCCCGATCACCCTGGAGTACACCGGCAGCGACGCCAAGGCCATGCTGCAATTCGGCGACCAGTGGTCCATCGACCCGGCCGACGGCCTGATTCAGGCACTGCGTGACCAGTTCGGACGTGAGAACGTCTTCCTGCAATACCGTTGA
- a CDS encoding acetyl-CoA carboxylase carboxyltransferase subunit alpha, with translation MNPNFLDFEQPIADLQAKIEELRLVGNDNSLNISDEIARLQDKSSTLTESIFGNLTSWQIARLARHPRRPYTLDYIDHLFTEFEELHGDRHFSDDAAIVGGTARLDDKPVMVIGHQKGREVREKVRRNFGMPRPEGYRKACRLMEMAERFKMPILTFIDTPGAYPGIDAEERNQSEAIAWNLRVMARLKTPIIATVIGEGGSGGALAIGVCDQLNMLQYSTYSVISPEGCASILWKTADKAADAAEAMGITAERLKSLNIVDKVIQEPLGGAHRDPAKMSASIRADLIEQLDMLGKLDNDALLKRRYDRLMSYGL, from the coding sequence ATGAACCCGAATTTCCTCGATTTCGAACAGCCGATTGCCGACCTGCAAGCCAAGATCGAAGAGCTGCGCCTGGTGGGTAACGACAACTCGCTGAACATCAGCGATGAAATTGCCCGTCTGCAGGACAAGAGCAGCACCCTGACCGAGAGCATCTTCGGCAACCTGACCAGCTGGCAGATCGCCCGTCTGGCCCGTCACCCGCGCCGCCCCTACACCCTCGACTATATCGACCACCTCTTCACCGAGTTCGAAGAGCTGCACGGCGACCGTCACTTCTCCGACGACGCCGCCATCGTCGGTGGCACCGCGCGCCTGGACGACAAGCCGGTCATGGTCATCGGCCACCAGAAGGGCCGCGAGGTGCGTGAGAAGGTGCGCCGCAACTTCGGCATGCCGCGTCCCGAAGGCTATCGCAAGGCCTGTCGCCTGATGGAAATGGCCGAGCGTTTCAAGATGCCGATCCTGACCTTCATCGACACCCCGGGTGCCTATCCGGGCATCGACGCAGAAGAGCGCAACCAGAGCGAGGCCATTGCCTGGAACCTGCGCGTCATGGCGCGTCTGAAGACGCCGATCATCGCCACCGTGATTGGTGAGGGTGGTTCCGGCGGCGCACTGGCCATCGGCGTGTGCGACCAGCTGAACATGTTGCAGTACTCCACCTACTCGGTGATCTCGCCGGAAGGCTGCGCCTCGATCCTGTGGAAGACCGCCGACAAGGCCGCCGACGCCGCCGAGGCCATGGGCATCACCGCCGAGCGCCTGAAGAGCCTGAACATCGTCGACAAGGTCATCCAGGAGCCGCTGGGCGGCGCCCACCGTGATCCGGCCAAGATGTCCGCGAGCATCCGCGCCGACCTGATCGAACAGCTGGACATGCTCGGCAAGCTCGACAACGACGCGCTGCTCAAGCGCCGTTACGACCGCCTGATGAGCTACGGTCTCTGA